From the Burkholderia ubonensis genome, one window contains:
- the aceE gene encoding pyruvate dehydrogenase (acetyl-transferring), homodimeric type — MSAVPNEVMKYVAAERDDDPQETVEWLEALDGVISSVGTGRAHYLIEKQIEFARVRGEHLPFSATTPYINTIPVEAQAKIPGDQEIEHKIRSYTRWNALAMVLRAGKDTNVGGHIASFASAATLYDVGYNHFWHAPSEQHGGDLVFVQGHSSPGVYSRAFLLGRLKEEQLDNFRQEVGGNGISSYPHPWLMPDFWQFPTVSMGLGPIMAIYQARFMKYLQARGIAKTEGRKVWAFLGDGETDEPESLGAIGMASREKLDNLVFVINCNLQRLDGPVRGNGKIIQELESEFRGAGWNVIKVIWGSRWDALFARDKTGVLMRRMMEVVDGEYQTYKSESGAFVREHFFNTPELKALVADWSDDDIWALNRGGHDPHKIYAAFHEASNSQGAPTVILAKTIKGYGMGESGQAMNITHQQKKLPVEQLKKFRDQFRLPITDEQIADVPYIKFEEGSKELEYMRKQRMDLGGYLPQRREKATSLPVPALDAFEPLLKGTGEGREISTTMAFVRILNILLKDKALGKRVVPIVPDESRTFGMEGLFRQIGIWNQQGQKYVPEDSDQLMFYKESETGQILQEGINEAGGMCDWIAAATSYSTHGEIMVPFYIFYSMFGFQRIGDLAWAAGDMRSRGFLLGGTAGRTTLNGEGLQHEDGHSLLWAASVPNCVSYDPTFGYELAVIIQDGLRRMVQDQEDVYYYITVMNENYEHPAIPQGEHVAADIIKGMYAFRKADAGKKAPRVQLLGAGTIFNEVIAAADLLEKDWGVAADLWSVPSFTELAREGHEVERWNLLHPTDERRLSHVQKCLKDTQGPVIASTDYVRALVDQIRGQIDRRFVVLGTDGYGRSDTRANLRHFFEVDRYWVTVAALNALADEGTIDRKVVADAIAKYNLDPSKPNPMTV; from the coding sequence ATGTCCGCTGTACCTAACGAAGTGATGAAGTATGTCGCCGCCGAGCGTGACGACGATCCGCAGGAAACCGTTGAATGGCTCGAGGCGCTCGACGGCGTGATCTCCTCCGTCGGCACTGGTCGTGCGCACTACCTGATCGAGAAGCAGATCGAATTCGCGCGCGTGCGCGGCGAGCACCTGCCGTTCTCGGCTACCACCCCCTACATCAATACGATTCCGGTCGAAGCCCAGGCGAAGATCCCCGGCGACCAGGAAATCGAGCACAAGATCCGCTCGTACACGCGCTGGAACGCGCTCGCGATGGTGCTGCGCGCGGGCAAGGACACCAACGTCGGCGGCCACATCGCGTCGTTCGCATCGGCCGCGACCCTCTACGACGTCGGCTACAACCACTTCTGGCACGCGCCGTCCGAGCAGCATGGCGGCGACCTCGTGTTCGTGCAGGGCCACTCGTCGCCGGGCGTGTACTCGCGCGCGTTCCTGCTCGGCCGCCTGAAGGAAGAGCAGCTCGACAACTTCCGTCAGGAAGTCGGCGGCAACGGCATCTCGTCGTATCCGCACCCGTGGCTGATGCCGGACTTCTGGCAGTTCCCGACCGTGTCGATGGGCCTCGGCCCGATCATGGCGATCTACCAGGCGCGCTTCATGAAGTATCTGCAGGCGCGCGGCATCGCGAAGACGGAAGGCCGCAAGGTGTGGGCGTTCCTCGGCGACGGCGAGACGGACGAGCCGGAATCGCTCGGCGCGATCGGCATGGCGAGCCGCGAGAAGCTCGACAACCTCGTGTTCGTGATCAACTGCAACCTGCAGCGTCTCGACGGCCCGGTGCGCGGCAACGGCAAGATCATCCAGGAGCTGGAATCGGAATTCCGCGGCGCCGGCTGGAACGTGATCAAGGTGATCTGGGGCAGCCGCTGGGATGCGCTGTTCGCGCGCGACAAGACGGGCGTGCTGATGCGCCGCATGATGGAAGTCGTCGACGGCGAGTACCAGACGTACAAGTCGGAATCGGGCGCGTTCGTCCGTGAGCACTTCTTCAACACGCCGGAACTGAAGGCGCTGGTCGCCGACTGGTCCGACGACGACATCTGGGCGCTGAACCGCGGCGGCCACGATCCGCACAAGATCTACGCGGCATTCCACGAAGCCAGCAACTCGCAGGGCGCGCCGACCGTCATTCTCGCGAAGACCATCAAGGGCTACGGGATGGGCGAGTCGGGCCAGGCGATGAACATCACGCACCAGCAGAAGAAGCTGCCGGTCGAGCAGCTGAAGAAGTTCCGCGACCAGTTCCGCCTGCCGATCACCGACGAGCAGATCGCCGACGTGCCGTACATCAAGTTCGAGGAAGGCTCGAAGGAGCTCGAATACATGCGCAAGCAGCGCATGGACCTCGGCGGCTACCTGCCGCAGCGCCGCGAGAAGGCGACGTCGCTGCCGGTGCCGGCGCTCGACGCGTTCGAGCCGCTCTTGAAGGGCACGGGCGAAGGCCGCGAGATCTCGACGACGATGGCGTTCGTGCGGATCCTGAACATCCTGCTGAAGGACAAGGCGCTCGGCAAGCGCGTCGTGCCGATCGTCCCGGACGAGTCGCGCACGTTCGGCATGGAAGGCCTGTTCCGCCAGATCGGCATCTGGAACCAGCAGGGCCAGAAGTACGTGCCGGAAGATTCCGACCAGCTGATGTTCTACAAGGAATCGGAAACCGGCCAGATCCTGCAGGAAGGCATCAACGAAGCGGGCGGCATGTGCGACTGGATCGCGGCGGCGACGTCGTACTCGACGCACGGCGAGATCATGGTGCCGTTCTACATCTTCTACTCGATGTTCGGCTTCCAGCGGATCGGCGACCTCGCATGGGCCGCGGGCGACATGCGCTCGCGCGGCTTCCTGCTCGGCGGCACCGCGGGCCGCACGACGCTGAACGGCGAAGGCCTGCAGCACGAAGACGGCCACTCGCTGCTGTGGGCGGCGTCGGTGCCGAACTGCGTGAGCTACGACCCGACCTTCGGCTACGAGCTCGCGGTGATCATCCAGGACGGCCTGCGCCGCATGGTGCAGGACCAGGAAGACGTGTACTACTACATCACGGTGATGAACGAGAACTACGAGCACCCGGCGATTCCGCAGGGCGAGCACGTGGCGGCCGACATCATCAAGGGCATGTACGCGTTCAGGAAGGCCGACGCCGGCAAGAAGGCGCCGCGCGTGCAGCTGCTCGGCGCGGGCACGATCTTCAACGAAGTGATCGCCGCCGCCGACCTGCTGGAGAAGGACTGGGGCGTCGCCGCCGACCTGTGGAGCGTGCCGAGCTTCACCGAGCTCGCGCGCGAGGGCCATGAGGTCGAGCGCTGGAACCTGCTGCATCCGACCGACGAGCGCCGCCTGTCGCACGTGCAGAAGTGCCTGAAGGACACGCAGGGCCCGGTCATCGCGTCGACCGACTACGTGCGCGCGCTGGTCGACCAGATCCGCGGCCAGATCGATCGCCGCTTCGTCGTGCTGGGCACCGACGGCTACGGCCGCTCGGACACCCGCGCGAACCTGCGTCACTTCTTCGAAGTCGACCGCTACTGGGTCACGGTCGCGGCGCTCAACGCGCTCGCGGACGAAGGCACGATCGACCGCAAGGTCGTCGCCGATGCGATCGCGAAGTACAACCTCGATCCGTCGAAGCCCAACCCGATGACCGTTTAA
- the fixJ gene encoding oxygen response regulator transcription factor FixJ, whose product MNSPVTTTQETVFVVDDDEAVRDSLRWLLEANGYRVQCFSSAEQFLDAYQPAQQAGQIACLILDVRMSGMSGLELQERLIADNAALPIIFVTGHGDVPMAVSTMKKGAMDFIEKPFDEAELRKLVERMLDKARSESKSVQEQRAASERLSKLTAREQQVLERIIAGRLNKQIADDLGISIKTVEAHRANIMEKLNVNTVADLLRLALSKKQA is encoded by the coding sequence ATGAATAGCCCAGTCACCACCACTCAGGAAACCGTCTTTGTCGTCGACGACGACGAGGCCGTGCGCGACTCGCTGCGCTGGCTGCTGGAGGCGAACGGCTATCGCGTGCAATGCTTCTCGAGCGCCGAGCAGTTCCTCGATGCGTACCAGCCCGCCCAGCAGGCCGGCCAGATCGCATGCCTGATCCTCGACGTGCGGATGTCCGGCATGAGCGGCCTCGAGCTGCAGGAACGCCTGATCGCCGACAATGCCGCGCTGCCGATCATCTTCGTCACCGGTCACGGCGACGTGCCGATGGCCGTGTCGACGATGAAAAAGGGTGCGATGGACTTTATCGAGAAGCCGTTCGACGAGGCGGAGTTGCGCAAGCTCGTCGAGCGGATGCTCGACAAGGCCCGAAGCGAAAGCAAGAGCGTCCAGGAACAGCGCGCCGCGAGCGAGCGCCTGTCGAAGCTGACCGCCCGCGAGCAGCAGGTGCTCGAGCGGATCATCGCCGGCCGCCTGAACAAGCAGATCGCCGACGACCTCGGCATCAGCATCAAGACGGTCGAAGCGCACCGCGCGAACATCATGGAAAAGCTCAACGTCAACACGGTGGCCGACCTGCTGCGCCTCGCGCTGTCGAAGAAACAGGCGTGA
- the fixL gene encoding oxygen sensor histidine kinase FixL: MLTDRLFARSARPSGPPAESQPSRWHHGPWWSNSYLLTPLLSILVFLVVMSLILWSLNRREQQQQEDTLFRNVAWAQQQIRLSMTGAQEQLQALSRDLASGRLDQNGFQMAVADVMQTHPEILYLNWYTAPGTQRWPAVHPPVLGQRLARPGDAQMQDAVRGAYDEARSSRRQAYSPLVYDDFGNGYITLQTPVMRGDREYLGSIAAVFSVEGILKHDIPQELSSKYKISITDANNRELSSTSSRPRLPRDSHYDLPLDPPGQGLTVRVYAFPQLTNLTNNTLVWLVAGLSCFVLWSLWSLWKHTRQRFEAQQALYAEAFFRRAMENSVLIGMRVLDMHGRITHVNPAFCRMTGWDESDLVGKVAPFPYWPRDSYPEMQRQLDMTLRGKAPSSGFELRVRRKNGTLFHARLYVSPLIDSAGRQTGWMSSMTDITEPKRAREELAAAHERFTTVLESLDAAVSVLAADEAELLFANRYYRHLFGIRPDGHLELSGGGFDRAQASSDSIDMVDTFAGLPAAALTGSTADAQEVYVESIQKWFEVRRQYIQWVDGHLAQMQIATDITTRKKAQELAHQQEEKLQFTSRLMTMGEMASSIAHELNQPLAAINNYCSGTLAMVKSGRATNEMLAPALEKTAQQALRAGMIVKRIREFVKRSEPKRQPARVADIVADAVGLAEIEARKRRIRIVTEILARMPIIYVDPVLIEQVLVNLMKNAAEAMADVKPASADGVIRVVADLEAGFVDIRVIDQGPGVDEATAERLFEPFYSTKSDGMGMGLNICRSIIESHRGRLWVVNNVEADGRISGATFHCSLPIGEPADLGRGGSEASASHTVTGEL; the protein is encoded by the coding sequence ATGTTGACCGATCGGCTTTTCGCACGCTCGGCGCGACCGTCGGGCCCGCCGGCGGAGTCGCAGCCGTCCCGTTGGCACCACGGACCGTGGTGGTCCAATTCCTATTTGCTGACGCCCCTCCTGTCGATCCTCGTGTTCCTGGTGGTGATGAGCCTCATTCTATGGAGCCTCAACCGCCGCGAGCAGCAGCAGCAGGAAGACACGCTGTTCCGCAACGTCGCGTGGGCGCAGCAGCAGATCCGCCTGTCGATGACGGGCGCGCAGGAGCAGCTCCAGGCGCTGTCGCGCGACCTCGCGTCCGGCCGGCTCGACCAGAACGGGTTCCAGATGGCGGTCGCGGACGTGATGCAGACGCATCCCGAAATCCTCTACCTGAACTGGTACACGGCGCCGGGCACGCAGCGCTGGCCGGCCGTGCATCCGCCGGTGCTCGGCCAGCGGCTCGCGCGGCCGGGCGACGCGCAGATGCAGGACGCGGTGCGCGGCGCGTACGACGAGGCGCGCAGCTCGCGCCGCCAGGCCTATTCGCCGCTCGTCTACGACGACTTCGGCAACGGCTACATCACGCTGCAGACGCCCGTGATGCGCGGCGACCGCGAGTACCTCGGCTCGATCGCCGCCGTGTTCTCGGTCGAAGGGATCCTGAAGCACGACATCCCGCAGGAGCTGTCGTCGAAATACAAGATCTCGATCACCGACGCGAACAACCGCGAGCTGTCGTCGACGTCGTCGCGCCCGCGCCTGCCGCGCGACTCGCACTACGACCTGCCGCTCGATCCGCCCGGCCAGGGCCTGACCGTGCGCGTCTACGCGTTCCCGCAGCTCACCAACCTGACCAACAATACGCTCGTCTGGCTCGTCGCGGGGCTGTCGTGCTTCGTGCTGTGGAGCCTCTGGAGCCTGTGGAAGCACACCCGCCAGCGCTTCGAGGCGCAGCAGGCGCTGTACGCCGAGGCGTTCTTCCGCCGCGCGATGGAGAACTCGGTGCTGATCGGCATGCGCGTGCTCGACATGCACGGCCGCATCACGCACGTGAACCCGGCGTTCTGCCGGATGACCGGCTGGGACGAGAGCGACCTCGTCGGCAAGGTCGCGCCGTTCCCGTACTGGCCGCGCGATTCCTACCCCGAGATGCAGCGCCAGCTCGACATGACGCTGCGCGGCAAGGCGCCGAGCTCCGGCTTCGAGCTGCGCGTGCGGCGCAAGAACGGCACGCTGTTCCATGCGCGCCTGTACGTGTCGCCGCTGATCGACAGCGCCGGCCGCCAGACCGGCTGGATGTCGTCGATGACGGACATCACCGAGCCGAAGCGCGCGCGAGAAGAGCTTGCCGCCGCGCACGAGCGCTTCACGACGGTGCTCGAGAGCCTCGACGCCGCGGTATCGGTGCTCGCCGCCGACGAAGCCGAGCTGCTGTTCGCGAACCGCTATTACCGGCACCTGTTCGGCATCCGCCCGGACGGCCACCTCGAGCTGTCCGGCGGCGGCTTCGACCGCGCGCAGGCGTCGTCCGACTCGATCGACATGGTCGACACCTTCGCCGGCCTGCCGGCCGCCGCGCTGACGGGCAGCACCGCGGACGCGCAGGAGGTCTACGTCGAGAGCATCCAGAAGTGGTTCGAGGTGCGCCGCCAGTACATCCAGTGGGTCGACGGCCACCTCGCGCAGATGCAGATCGCGACCGACATCACGACCCGCAAGAAGGCGCAGGAGCTCGCGCACCAGCAGGAAGAGAAGCTGCAGTTCACGAGCCGATTGATGACGATGGGCGAAATGGCGTCGTCGATTGCTCACGAATTGAACCAGCCGCTCGCGGCGATCAACAACTACTGCTCGGGCACGCTCGCGATGGTCAAGAGCGGCCGCGCGACCAACGAAATGCTGGCGCCCGCGCTCGAAAAGACCGCGCAGCAGGCGCTGCGCGCGGGGATGATCGTCAAGCGGATCCGCGAATTCGTGAAGCGCAGCGAGCCGAAGCGCCAGCCGGCGCGGGTCGCGGACATCGTCGCCGACGCGGTCGGGCTCGCCGAAATCGAGGCCAGGAAGCGCAGGATCCGGATCGTCACGGAAATCCTCGCAAGAATGCCTATTATTTATGTCGACCCCGTGCTGATCGAGCAGGTGCTCGTGAACCTGATGAAGAACGCGGCCGAAGCGATGGCCGACGTGAAGCCGGCATCGGCCGACGGCGTGATCCGCGTCGTCGCCGATCTGGAGGCGGGCTTCGTCGACATCCGCGTGATCGACCAGGGTCCGGGCGTCGACGAAGCGACCGCCGAGCGCCTGTTCGAGCCGTTCTACAGCACCAAGTCCGACGGCATGGGCATGGGGCTGAACATCTGCCGCTCGATCATCGAATCGCATCGCGGGCGTCTGTGGGTGGTCAACAACGTCGAGGCGGATGGCCGCATCTCCGGCGCGACGTTCCACTGCAGCCTGCCCATTGGGGAACCCGCTGATCTCGGCCGAGGGGGGTCCGAGGCATCGGCATCACATACCGTTACGGGAGAATTATGA
- the folD gene encoding bifunctional methylenetetrahydrofolate dehydrogenase/methenyltetrahydrofolate cyclohydrolase FolD yields the protein MTALLIDGNALSKTLRAQAAERAAALTARGHQPGLAVILVGDNPASEVYVRNKIKACEDNGFFSLKDRYPASLSEADLLARIDALNRDPKIHGILVQLPLPKHIDSHKVLEAIAPEKDVDGFHVANAGALMTGKPLFRPCTPYGVMKMFEAHDIPLQGANAVVIGRSNIVGKPMAMLLLEAGATVTICHSKTRDLAAHTRQADIVVAAVGKRNILTADMVKPGATVIDVGMNRDDAGKLCGDVDFAGVKEVAGHITPVPGGVGPMTITMLLINTIEAAERAAAAA from the coding sequence ATGACAGCCCTCCTCATCGACGGCAACGCCCTTTCGAAGACCTTGCGCGCCCAGGCCGCCGAACGCGCCGCAGCACTCACCGCCCGCGGCCACCAGCCCGGCCTCGCGGTGATCCTCGTCGGCGACAACCCGGCCAGCGAAGTCTATGTGCGCAACAAGATCAAGGCGTGCGAGGACAACGGCTTCTTCTCGCTGAAGGACCGCTACCCGGCATCGCTGTCCGAAGCGGACCTGCTCGCGCGCATCGACGCGCTGAACCGCGATCCGAAAATCCACGGGATCCTCGTCCAGCTGCCGCTGCCGAAGCACATCGACAGCCACAAGGTGCTCGAGGCAATCGCGCCGGAGAAGGACGTCGACGGCTTCCACGTCGCGAACGCGGGCGCGCTGATGACCGGCAAGCCGCTGTTCCGCCCGTGCACGCCGTACGGCGTGATGAAGATGTTCGAGGCCCACGACATCCCGCTGCAGGGCGCGAACGCGGTCGTGATCGGCCGCTCGAACATCGTCGGCAAGCCGATGGCGATGCTGCTGCTCGAAGCGGGCGCGACCGTGACGATCTGCCACAGCAAGACGCGCGACCTCGCCGCGCACACGCGGCAGGCCGACATCGTCGTCGCCGCGGTCGGCAAGCGCAACATCCTGACGGCCGACATGGTGAAGCCGGGCGCGACCGTGATCGACGTCGGCATGAACCGCGACGACGCCGGCAAGCTGTGCGGCGACGTCGACTTCGCGGGCGTGAAGGAAGTGGCCGGCCACATCACGCCGGTGCCGGGCGGCGTTGGCCCGATGACCATCACGATGCTGCTGATCAACACGATCGAAGCCGCCGAGCGCGCCGCCGCGGCCGCTTGA
- the aceF gene encoding dihydrolipoyllysine-residue acetyltransferase: protein MSQAIEVKVPDIGDYKDVPVIEVLVKAGDTVEPEQSLVTLESDKATMDVPSPSAGTVKEVKVKVGDAVSEGSLIILLEGGAAAQPNGAAAPAAAPAAAAPAAPAAPAPAPAAAPAAAGGVLEVKVPDIGDYKDVPVIEIGVKVGDTVEKEQSLVTLESDKATMDVPSPAAGVVKDIKVKVGDAVSEGTLIVLLEAAGAPAAAAAPQASAPAAAAAPAPAAPAPAPKATPAPAAAPAPAAAPAGEYRASHASPSVRKFARELGVDVARVQGSGPKARITKEDVTNFVKGVMTGQRAAPVAAAAPAGGGELNLLPWPKVDFAKFGPFEAKPLSRIKKISGANLHRNWVMIPHVTNNDEADITDLEALRVQLNKEHEKAGVKFTMLAFVIKAVVAALKKFPTFNASLDGDNLVFKQYYHIGFAADTPNGLVVPVIRDADKKGLVEIAKEMAELSKAAREGKLKPDQMQGGCFSISSLGGIGGTHFTPIINAPEVAILGLSRGQMKPVWDGKQFVPRLTLPLSLSYDHRVIDGAEAARFNAYLGALLADFRRIIL from the coding sequence ATGAGTCAAGCGATCGAAGTGAAGGTGCCGGATATCGGCGATTACAAGGATGTGCCCGTCATCGAGGTGCTCGTGAAGGCGGGCGACACGGTCGAGCCCGAGCAGTCGCTCGTCACGCTCGAATCGGACAAGGCGACGATGGACGTGCCGAGCCCGTCGGCCGGCACGGTCAAGGAAGTGAAGGTGAAGGTGGGTGATGCGGTGTCGGAAGGCTCGCTGATCATCCTGCTCGAAGGCGGCGCCGCCGCGCAGCCGAACGGCGCGGCCGCGCCCGCCGCGGCCCCGGCGGCTGCAGCGCCCGCGGCGCCCGCGGCGCCCGCTCCGGCGCCGGCAGCCGCACCGGCCGCAGCCGGCGGCGTGCTCGAAGTGAAGGTGCCGGACATCGGCGACTACAAGGACGTGCCGGTGATCGAGATCGGCGTGAAGGTCGGCGACACGGTCGAGAAGGAACAGTCGCTCGTCACGCTCGAGTCCGACAAGGCGACGATGGACGTGCCGAGCCCGGCCGCCGGCGTGGTGAAGGACATCAAGGTGAAGGTCGGCGATGCGGTGTCGGAAGGCACGCTGATCGTGCTGCTCGAGGCCGCCGGTGCACCGGCGGCCGCAGCGGCGCCGCAGGCGAGCGCGCCGGCGGCAGCCGCCGCTCCGGCCCCGGCCGCCCCGGCGCCCGCGCCGAAGGCCACGCCGGCACCGGCTGCGGCACCCGCACCGGCCGCAGCGCCGGCCGGCGAATATCGCGCCAGCCACGCGTCGCCGTCGGTGCGCAAGTTCGCGCGCGAGCTCGGCGTCGACGTGGCGCGCGTGCAGGGCAGCGGTCCGAAGGCCCGCATCACGAAGGAAGACGTCACGAACTTCGTGAAGGGCGTGATGACCGGCCAGCGCGCGGCGCCGGTCGCAGCGGCCGCGCCGGCAGGCGGCGGCGAGCTGAACCTGCTGCCGTGGCCGAAGGTCGACTTCGCGAAATTCGGCCCGTTCGAGGCGAAGCCGCTGTCGCGCATCAAGAAGATCTCGGGCGCGAACCTGCATCGCAATTGGGTGATGATCCCGCACGTCACGAACAACGACGAAGCGGACATCACCGATCTCGAAGCGCTGCGCGTGCAGCTGAACAAGGAGCACGAGAAGGCGGGCGTGAAGTTCACGATGCTCGCGTTCGTGATCAAGGCGGTCGTCGCCGCGCTGAAGAAGTTCCCGACCTTCAACGCGAGCCTCGACGGCGACAACCTCGTGTTCAAGCAGTACTACCACATCGGTTTTGCCGCGGACACGCCGAACGGCCTCGTCGTGCCGGTGATCCGCGATGCGGACAAGAAGGGCCTCGTCGAGATCGCGAAGGAAATGGCCGAGCTGTCGAAGGCCGCGCGCGAAGGCAAGCTGAAGCCGGACCAGATGCAGGGCGGCTGCTTCTCGATCTCGTCGCTCGGCGGGATCGGCGGCACCCACTTCACGCCGATCATCAACGCGCCGGAAGTGGCGATCCTCGGCCTGTCGCGCGGCCAGATGAAGCCGGTGTGGGACGGCAAGCAGTTCGTGCCGCGGCTCACGCTGCCGCTGTCGCTGTCGTACGACCATCGCGTGATCGACGGCGCGGAAGCCGCGCGGTTCAATGCGTATCTCGGCGCGTTGCTCGCGGATTTCCGTCGCATCATTCTTTGA